A genomic region of uncultured Paludibaculum sp. contains the following coding sequences:
- a CDS encoding multidrug efflux RND transporter permease subunit, translating to MAKFFIGRPIVAMVISILMVVIGTVALFSLPTGQFPEIVPPEINITAIYPGADAQTLEQSVTTPLEQQISGVDNMEYMSSTSANNGTSTITVNFDIKTDPNIDQVLTQLRTSQAASQLPVEVNTTGLTVQKSLASPLMFVSLYSPKNTYDDIFLSNYAYINLVDELTRVKGVARVQTFGGGQYAMRIWIKPDQLAKLNVTVSDILAAIQGQNRVNPAGKLGGRPAPKGQEFTYTVMAQGRFNTPEEFGGIIVRSNPDGSTLRLKDVARIEMGAQTYDIISRFNGRATAGMAIYQLPGSNAVETAKNVTTHLHELEKRFPKDLALDMTLDTTKVVTEGMKEIAITLLEALALVVLVVYLFLQGWRATLIPLLAVPVSLVGTFMLFPLLGFSVNTLSLFGLVLAIGLVVDDAIVVVEAVEHHIEEGMSPRDASLKAMEEVSGPVIAIALILAAVFIPTAFIPGITGRLYQQFAVTIAISVIISAFNALSLSPALCALLLRHKEPSRGPLARFFDWFNRVFKTGTDRYISISTSMVRKSALSLGFLVVVTILGVGIGGRLPSSFLPNEDQGYLLVAMRLPDAASLERTDDAARKIEQRVMKIPGVASVFSVVGFDLLSGIQNTYNGIFWVTLKDWSERKAANEQFEVIQANLAGAISQVPDAFAFPITPPAIPGVGNSGGFTFVLEDRSGGSPEDFAKNVFKFVGAASKRKELVGINSTFLPSVPQLYANVDRQKTARQGVAINDVYNTMQTFLGGYLVNYFNRFGRQWQVYLAAEGDYRTKPEDIGQFYVRNSAQTMVPLSAVTTMEHRAGPEFNFRYNEYRATQIFGGAAPGYSSGQAMAALEEVFAQTMPSNMAFDYTGMSYQEKKASEGISPAAIYGMSIFFVFLILAAQYESWSLPFSVLLVTPVAVLGAYLSLWLRGFENNVYAQIGLVMLIGISAKNAILIVEFARAEYSKGRSATEAAIIAARLRLRPILMTAFAFILGCVPLWFASGSGAISRRILGTVVIGGMLAATTIAIFLIPVTYVVVENIAAKFGKAKPPVQLEGEGEPA from the coding sequence ATGGCAAAATTCTTCATCGGCCGGCCCATCGTGGCCATGGTGATCTCCATCCTCATGGTGGTCATCGGCACTGTGGCCTTGTTCAGCCTGCCCACCGGGCAGTTCCCTGAAATCGTCCCGCCGGAAATCAACATCACCGCCATCTACCCCGGCGCCGACGCCCAGACGCTGGAACAGTCGGTCACCACTCCACTGGAACAACAGATCAGCGGCGTCGACAACATGGAGTACATGAGCTCGACCTCCGCCAACAACGGAACGTCGACCATCACCGTCAACTTCGACATCAAGACGGATCCCAACATCGACCAGGTGCTGACGCAGCTCCGCACCTCGCAGGCCGCTTCCCAATTGCCCGTGGAAGTGAACACCACCGGACTCACGGTGCAGAAGTCGCTGGCGTCGCCCCTGATGTTCGTCAGCCTCTACTCGCCCAAGAACACCTACGACGACATCTTCCTCTCGAACTACGCCTACATCAACCTCGTCGACGAACTGACGCGCGTCAAGGGCGTGGCCCGCGTACAGACCTTCGGCGGCGGCCAGTACGCCATGCGTATCTGGATCAAGCCCGATCAACTCGCCAAGCTGAACGTCACGGTGTCCGACATCCTCGCCGCGATCCAGGGCCAGAACCGCGTGAACCCGGCCGGTAAGCTCGGCGGCCGCCCGGCCCCGAAGGGCCAGGAGTTCACCTACACCGTCATGGCGCAGGGCCGCTTCAATACGCCCGAGGAGTTCGGCGGCATCATCGTCCGCTCGAACCCCGACGGCTCCACGCTGCGGCTAAAGGACGTCGCCCGCATCGAGATGGGCGCCCAGACCTACGACATCATCAGCCGCTTCAACGGCCGTGCCACCGCCGGCATGGCCATCTATCAGTTGCCCGGCTCCAATGCCGTCGAGACCGCCAAGAACGTCACTACCCATCTGCACGAGCTCGAGAAGCGCTTCCCCAAAGACCTCGCTCTCGACATGACCCTCGACACCACCAAGGTGGTCACGGAGGGCATGAAGGAAATCGCCATCACGCTGCTTGAAGCGCTGGCGCTGGTCGTGCTCGTCGTCTACCTCTTCCTGCAGGGCTGGCGCGCCACCCTCATCCCCCTGCTGGCTGTGCCCGTTTCGCTGGTCGGCACGTTCATGCTCTTCCCGCTGCTGGGCTTTTCGGTGAACACGCTGTCGCTGTTCGGACTCGTGCTCGCCATCGGACTCGTGGTCGACGACGCCATCGTCGTAGTCGAGGCCGTCGAACATCACATCGAAGAGGGCATGTCGCCCCGCGACGCCTCCCTCAAAGCCATGGAGGAAGTCTCGGGACCCGTCATCGCCATCGCGCTGATCCTGGCTGCCGTGTTCATCCCCACGGCCTTCATCCCCGGCATCACCGGCCGTCTCTACCAGCAGTTCGCCGTGACCATCGCCATCTCGGTGATCATCTCGGCCTTCAACGCTCTCTCGCTCAGCCCGGCGCTTTGCGCCCTGTTGCTCCGGCACAAAGAGCCCTCACGCGGCCCCCTGGCCCGCTTCTTTGACTGGTTCAACCGTGTCTTCAAGACCGGCACGGACCGCTACATCAGCATCAGCACGTCGATGGTCCGCAAGTCGGCGCTCAGCCTCGGCTTCCTCGTCGTAGTCACAATCCTCGGCGTGGGCATCGGCGGACGCCTGCCCAGCTCGTTCCTGCCCAATGAGGATCAGGGCTACCTGCTGGTCGCCATGCGCCTGCCCGACGCCGCTTCGCTCGAACGCACAGACGATGCGGCCCGCAAGATCGAACAGCGGGTCATGAAGATCCCCGGCGTCGCCAGCGTGTTCTCCGTTGTCGGCTTCGATCTGCTCAGCGGCATTCAGAACACCTACAACGGCATCTTCTGGGTGACGCTGAAGGATTGGAGCGAACGCAAAGCCGCTAACGAACAGTTCGAAGTCATCCAGGCCAATCTGGCCGGGGCCATCTCCCAGGTGCCCGATGCCTTTGCCTTCCCCATCACACCGCCCGCCATTCCCGGCGTCGGCAACTCCGGTGGCTTCACCTTCGTGCTGGAAGACCGCTCCGGCGGCAGCCCCGAAGACTTCGCCAAGAACGTCTTCAAGTTCGTCGGCGCCGCCTCCAAGCGCAAGGAACTCGTGGGCATCAACTCCACCTTCCTGCCCAGCGTGCCGCAGCTCTATGCCAATGTCGACCGGCAGAAGACCGCGCGCCAGGGTGTCGCCATCAACGACGTCTACAACACGATGCAGACGTTCCTCGGCGGCTATCTCGTGAACTACTTCAACCGCTTCGGACGCCAGTGGCAGGTCTACCTGGCTGCCGAAGGCGACTACCGCACCAAGCCCGAAGACATCGGCCAGTTCTACGTGCGCAACTCGGCACAAACGATGGTGCCGCTCAGCGCCGTGACCACCATGGAACATCGCGCCGGGCCGGAATTCAACTTCCGCTACAACGAATACCGCGCCACGCAGATCTTCGGCGGCGCCGCGCCCGGCTACAGTTCGGGCCAGGCCATGGCAGCACTGGAAGAGGTCTTCGCGCAGACCATGCCTTCCAACATGGCCTTCGACTACACAGGCATGTCCTATCAGGAAAAGAAGGCGTCCGAGGGCATCTCCCCGGCGGCCATCTACGGCATGTCGATCTTCTTCGTGTTCCTCATCCTCGCGGCACAGTATGAAAGCTGGTCGCTGCCGTTCAGCGTCCTGCTCGTGACGCCGGTGGCCGTGCTGGGCGCATACCTCTCGCTCTGGCTGCGCGGCTTTGAGAACAACGTCTACGCCCAGATCGGCCTGGTCATGCTCATCGGCATCTCGGCCAAGAACGCGATTCTGATCGTGGAATTCGCCCGCGCCGAGTACTCGAAAGGCCGCTCCGCCACTGAGGCGGCCATCATCGCCGCGCGCCTCCGCCTGCGCCCCATTCTGATGACGGCCTTCGCCTTCATCCTGGGCTGCGTCCCGCTCTGGTTCGCCTCCGGCTCCGGAGCCATCTCGCGCCGCATTCTCGGCACGGTGGTCATCGGCGGCATGCTCGCCGCCACCACCATTGCCATCTTCCTCATCCCCGTCACCTATGTGGTGGTGGAGAACATCGCCGCCAAGTTCGGTAAGGCCAAGCCCCCCGTCCAACTGGAAGGCGAAGGAGAACCAGCATGA
- a CDS encoding efflux transporter outer membrane subunit has translation MRYHVLILAAITTAGLTMAGGIGPKYKRPDVPVPNAYRGATTDTATAESLGDAQWFTLFQDPQLQTLIRTALAQNLDVRIAAARVDQAQAQAGGARAEQFPNISATGSASRQKSASTPFFPGFESNMSQLGLSSVWQLDFWGRYRKANEAARATLAASDWGRKAVISTLVANLASAYFQLRELDLELDIAKRTLGARQESLKLTQTLEHNGATSMLDVRQAEKLVEMAARRVPDLEKRIAQQENLISVLLGSNPGSVPRGQPLLEVQITPTVPEGLPSSLLERRPDIRQAEMRLVAANAQVGVAKSMYFPQISLTGSAGWQAYSMTGLFDSKVYNVGANMTAPIFDFGRIRSGVKLSEAQKEEMVLTYRQSVQQAFREVSDSLVAVQKNREYRERQSSLTNSASEAAKLADIRYKGGASSYLEVLTSQTDLFDAEIELAQAHLNERVAVVQLYNALGGGWRP, from the coding sequence ATGAGGTACCACGTCCTCATTCTCGCCGCCATCACCACAGCCGGCCTGACCATGGCCGGCGGCATCGGCCCGAAATACAAACGGCCCGACGTTCCGGTGCCCAACGCATATCGCGGCGCCACTACGGACACCGCCACAGCGGAATCGCTGGGCGACGCCCAGTGGTTCACGCTCTTCCAGGACCCTCAACTCCAGACTCTGATCCGCACCGCGCTGGCTCAGAATCTCGACGTGCGCATCGCCGCCGCCCGGGTCGACCAGGCGCAGGCGCAAGCCGGCGGGGCCCGCGCCGAGCAGTTCCCCAACATCAGTGCGACCGGTTCGGCCTCCAGGCAGAAGAGTGCGAGCACACCCTTCTTCCCGGGCTTTGAGTCGAACATGAGCCAACTCGGGCTCTCGTCCGTCTGGCAGCTCGACTTCTGGGGCCGCTACCGCAAGGCGAACGAGGCCGCCCGCGCTACCCTCGCGGCCAGCGACTGGGGCCGCAAGGCCGTCATCTCCACCCTGGTCGCCAACCTGGCTTCCGCCTACTTCCAACTGCGTGAGCTCGATCTCGAACTCGATATCGCCAAACGCACGCTCGGCGCCCGGCAGGAGTCGCTGAAGCTCACACAAACACTGGAGCATAACGGAGCCACCTCCATGCTCGACGTGCGCCAGGCCGAGAAACTCGTGGAGATGGCCGCCCGCCGCGTGCCCGATCTGGAGAAACGCATCGCCCAGCAGGAGAACCTCATCAGCGTTCTGCTCGGCAGCAACCCCGGCTCGGTCCCACGCGGGCAGCCTCTGCTGGAAGTGCAGATCACACCCACCGTACCCGAAGGGCTGCCATCGTCGCTGCTGGAACGCCGGCCGGATATCCGCCAGGCGGAGATGCGTCTGGTCGCTGCTAACGCGCAGGTGGGCGTGGCCAAGTCCATGTACTTCCCCCAGATCTCCCTCACCGGCTCCGCCGGCTGGCAGGCCTATTCGATGACCGGCTTGTTCGACTCCAAGGTCTACAACGTCGGAGCCAACATGACCGCACCCATCTTCGACTTCGGCCGCATCCGCTCGGGCGTGAAGCTGAGCGAAGCGCAGAAGGAGGAGATGGTGCTCACCTACCGTCAATCGGTCCAGCAGGCCTTCCGGGAGGTCTCGGATTCGCTGGTCGCCGTTCAGAAGAACCGCGAGTATCGTGAGCGCCAATCGTCCTTGACCAATTCCGCCAGCGAGGCGGCCAAACTGGCCGACATCCGCTACAAGGGCGGCGCCAGCAGCTATCTGGAAGTGCTCACCAGCCAGACCGATCTCTTCGACGCCGAGATCGAACTGGCCCAGGCGCACCTCAATGAGCGGGTGGCAGTTGTGCAGTTGTACAACGCCCTGGGCGGAGGGTGGCGGCCCTAG
- a CDS encoding NAD(P)-binding domain-containing protein, whose amino-acid sequence MSESFITYAVTLIVVLIPLIVYVTRQKRRARAAHDALRRGQLYSEGPKAQHPHIDTTYCIGCQSCTSVCPEGDVLAMLGGKAVIVNGYKCIGHGLCADACPVGAITMVMAAPAMGADMPYITPEYETSVPGLFIAGELGGLALIKNAVNQGRDCVETIARRLSASNTRRPEDVFDVLIVGAGPAGISASLQAIECKLHYITIERDEIGGTVSKYPRQKLVMTSPVQFPMYGKFNKTELSKEDLLAFWHKVLGRTDFNVRTGQSVETISKDSDGVFEITTTGARYRAAHVILALGRTGTPRKLGVKGEDLPKVMYRLIEADHYVNKKILVVGGGDSAIEAAMGLAHQVGNQVTLSYRKDSFSRIKERNAQRIQDCIRRSMLRVIFNSTPVEFTPDSVILEVNGKLQTLANDYVWIFAGGTPPNAFLKSVGVAFGPQDITLQASLEAHQQQEQRHTS is encoded by the coding sequence ATGTCCGAATCATTCATCACCTACGCCGTCACGCTGATCGTCGTTTTGATTCCGCTGATAGTCTATGTGACGCGCCAGAAACGCCGGGCCCGGGCGGCGCACGACGCACTCCGGCGCGGCCAACTCTACTCCGAGGGACCCAAGGCGCAGCACCCCCACATCGACACCACCTATTGCATTGGCTGCCAATCGTGCACCTCGGTCTGCCCCGAAGGCGACGTTCTAGCCATGTTGGGCGGCAAGGCCGTCATCGTCAACGGCTACAAGTGCATCGGCCATGGGCTGTGTGCCGACGCCTGTCCCGTGGGCGCCATCACGATGGTGATGGCGGCACCAGCCATGGGCGCCGACATGCCCTACATCACGCCAGAGTACGAAACCAGCGTCCCCGGTCTGTTCATCGCGGGCGAACTGGGCGGACTCGCCCTCATCAAGAACGCGGTCAACCAGGGCCGCGATTGCGTCGAGACCATCGCCCGGCGCCTCTCCGCCTCCAATACAAGGCGGCCCGAAGATGTTTTCGACGTGCTCATTGTCGGCGCGGGCCCGGCCGGCATCAGCGCCTCCCTGCAGGCCATCGAATGTAAGCTTCACTACATTACGATCGAACGCGACGAGATCGGCGGAACCGTCTCCAAATACCCAAGGCAGAAGCTCGTAATGACCAGCCCCGTGCAGTTCCCCATGTATGGGAAGTTCAACAAGACGGAGCTATCCAAGGAGGACCTGCTCGCGTTCTGGCACAAGGTGCTCGGTCGCACCGACTTCAACGTCCGCACCGGACAGTCCGTCGAGACGATCAGCAAGGACAGCGACGGAGTCTTCGAGATAACAACTACTGGCGCGCGCTACCGGGCTGCCCATGTCATCCTCGCTCTCGGCCGTACCGGAACCCCGCGCAAGCTCGGCGTAAAGGGCGAAGACCTCCCCAAGGTGATGTATCGCCTGATCGAGGCGGACCACTATGTGAACAAGAAGATCCTGGTTGTCGGGGGAGGCGACAGCGCCATCGAAGCGGCCATGGGGCTGGCCCACCAGGTCGGCAACCAGGTCACGCTGTCCTACCGCAAAGACAGCTTCAGCCGCATCAAGGAGCGCAACGCCCAGCGGATTCAGGATTGCATCCGCAGAAGCATGCTGCGGGTGATCTTCAATTCGACGCCAGTGGAATTTACTCCGGATTCGGTGATCCTGGAAGTCAACGGCAAGTTGCAGACTCTCGCCAACGACTACGTCTGGATCTTTGCGGGCGGCACTCCGCCCAATGCGTTCCTCAAGAGTGTCGGAGTCGCCTTCGGTCCCCAGGACATCACCTTGCAGGCCAGCCTCGAGGCTCACCAGCAGCAGGAGCAGCGTCATACGTCCTGA
- a CDS encoding TraR/DksA family transcriptional regulator, with protein MKAVETLRPKAILEARARELERLLRSQDMTIETAADPLDEIQLAVERELAIENADRVSAMLADIRAALGRIEDGTYGICEDCDDDIAPRRLAAVPWALRCIRCQEALENSDQRRDSDIEMPELPLERKGLRDAA; from the coding sequence ATGAAAGCGGTGGAGACCCTTCGGCCCAAGGCCATTCTGGAAGCCAGGGCGCGCGAACTGGAACGGCTGCTGCGCAGCCAGGATATGACGATCGAGACGGCGGCTGATCCGTTGGATGAGATCCAACTGGCGGTCGAGCGGGAGCTGGCCATCGAAAACGCTGACAGAGTCTCGGCCATGCTTGCCGATATCCGCGCGGCGCTAGGCAGGATCGAGGATGGCACATATGGCATCTGCGAGGACTGCGATGACGACATCGCGCCCCGGAGGCTGGCCGCTGTGCCCTGGGCGTTGCGCTGCATCAGGTGCCAGGAAGCACTCGAGAACTCCGACCAGCGGAGAGACAGCGACATCGAGATGCCCGAACTGCCGCTGGAGCGGAAAGGGCTGCGAGACGCGGCCTGA
- a CDS encoding diadenylate cyclase, with translation MPRWQTIVELTTLAAAVYLFLRWTAGNRLRFVLLSTAALFGLSGLAVRLELGLAAWVFQALGFVAVLLLVTIFQSELRHLAMRMEGRFRRRRTPESHSSAQQRIARAAFTLAAQKTGALVIIARDHSTSELAGGGLEIGAALSAALLEALFQKTSPIHDGGVIVEAGRIARAGVLLPLTHRTDVPDYFGTRHRAALGLCERCDAWVVVVSEERGDVTLVHGQQWRHAAREEELVELLRSGQAVPAGKPTPLLRGLLVGNYGQKLSAAAITAVVWGLSLVSSGTAIRDLVVPVEFTNPPTGMDVSQASATQFEMRVRGPRWEVESLHANEMSVRFDLNKEAPGVVTLTHPSDVVNLPPAVSVERLLPEAITVHLVPGRRAPPK, from the coding sequence ATGCCGCGTTGGCAGACCATTGTCGAACTTACAACCCTGGCGGCCGCGGTCTATCTTTTCCTGAGATGGACGGCTGGGAATCGGCTGCGTTTTGTGCTGTTGAGCACGGCCGCGCTGTTTGGCCTCTCCGGGCTGGCGGTACGGCTCGAACTGGGGCTGGCCGCCTGGGTATTTCAGGCCCTGGGCTTCGTCGCCGTTCTCCTGCTGGTGACGATTTTCCAGTCTGAGCTGCGGCATCTGGCGATGCGGATGGAAGGGCGATTCCGCCGCCGGCGGACGCCCGAATCGCACTCTTCCGCACAACAAAGGATCGCGCGTGCGGCGTTCACCCTGGCGGCCCAGAAAACCGGCGCCCTTGTGATCATCGCCCGCGATCATTCCACCAGCGAACTGGCCGGGGGTGGCCTTGAGATCGGCGCGGCACTATCCGCCGCGCTGCTGGAGGCACTGTTTCAGAAGACATCACCGATTCACGACGGTGGAGTGATCGTGGAGGCCGGGCGGATCGCGCGAGCCGGGGTTCTGTTGCCGCTGACTCACCGGACGGATGTTCCGGACTACTTTGGGACCCGGCACAGGGCCGCGCTTGGCCTTTGCGAGCGTTGTGACGCGTGGGTGGTGGTGGTGTCGGAGGAGCGAGGCGACGTGACGCTAGTCCACGGCCAGCAGTGGCGGCACGCGGCCCGCGAAGAGGAACTGGTGGAACTGCTGCGTAGTGGGCAAGCCGTGCCGGCAGGGAAACCCACGCCGCTGCTGCGCGGGTTGCTCGTCGGCAACTACGGGCAAAAGTTGTCGGCGGCCGCGATTACGGCCGTGGTGTGGGGCCTCTCGCTGGTTTCCTCGGGGACGGCCATCCGCGATCTCGTGGTTCCGGTGGAGTTCACGAATCCACCCACAGGCATGGACGTCTCCCAGGCGTCGGCGACGCAATTCGAGATGCGAGTACGCGGACCGCGCTGGGAGGTGGAGTCGCTGCATGCGAACGAGATGTCGGTGCGCTTCGATCTCAATAAGGAGGCTCCAGGTGTGGTAACGCTGACACATCCCAGCGATGTGGTGAATCTGCCGCCGGCGGTCTCGGTGGAGCGCCTGCTGCCGGAGGCGATTACCGTCCACCTGGTGCCCGGACGGCGTGCGCCGCCGAAATAG
- a CDS encoding outer membrane beta-barrel protein yields MAKPTHLGVVCLLLSLSLKAEDFPKYTFEGGGGLSVPSGAAADRFNTGWNLLFGGGYRFTKNFSGLLEYQVDRFSLTNAVLQNANQPDGFNTYWGFTLNPRYDFNPHGRFGGYATAGYGIYHRRLAFTDPSQAVGYCDPFSGYCSSSGAPVVADFTNFKGGYNAGGGVTYALGDSGMKVFTDVRYNRFMAHTANDWVNVTFGIRF; encoded by the coding sequence ATGGCTAAGCCTACTCATTTAGGAGTTGTGTGCCTGCTGCTTTCCTTGTCTTTGAAAGCCGAAGATTTTCCGAAGTATACCTTTGAAGGCGGAGGCGGGCTCTCCGTTCCGTCCGGGGCGGCGGCCGATCGATTCAATACTGGCTGGAACCTGCTGTTCGGCGGGGGGTATCGATTCACGAAGAACTTCTCGGGTCTCCTGGAGTACCAGGTGGACAGGTTCTCGCTTACCAATGCCGTGCTTCAGAACGCGAACCAGCCCGATGGTTTCAACACCTACTGGGGCTTCACGCTGAATCCCCGGTATGACTTCAATCCGCACGGCCGCTTTGGCGGCTATGCCACGGCCGGGTATGGAATTTACCACCGCCGGCTGGCCTTCACGGATCCATCGCAGGCGGTGGGCTATTGCGACCCATTCAGCGGATACTGCTCGAGCAGCGGAGCTCCGGTGGTGGCGGATTTCACCAATTTCAAGGGCGGCTACAACGCTGGTGGTGGAGTGACCTACGCGTTGGGCGACAGCGGGATGAAGGTCTTCACGGACGTACGGTACAACCGCTTCATGGCGCACACGGCCAACGATTGGGTGAATGTAACGTTTGGAATTCGATTCTAA
- a CDS encoding hemerythrin family protein: MNLLNWHEEMALGIEDIDRQHYMFYEILGRLHEAAGFESSINVLKGLAGDLACYASLLFRGEENLIALTQDPNACSHLMEHAEFRHRVVELEDVNVLANRDSLRATAEELGDWLENHIAQFDRPLARRVRKNHEPITITRPVPSMELPWLRESVAS; encoded by the coding sequence ATGAATCTACTGAACTGGCATGAGGAGATGGCTCTCGGTATTGAGGACATCGACCGGCAGCACTATATGTTCTACGAGATTCTAGGGCGCCTCCACGAAGCCGCCGGATTCGAGTCCAGTATCAACGTACTCAAGGGCCTGGCAGGCGATCTCGCCTGCTACGCTTCCCTGCTCTTCCGTGGTGAGGAAAACCTCATCGCGCTCACCCAGGACCCCAACGCATGCAGCCATTTGATGGAGCACGCTGAGTTCCGCCATCGGGTCGTCGAGCTGGAAGATGTTAACGTCCTGGCCAACAGGGATTCCCTACGCGCCACTGCGGAGGAACTCGGTGACTGGCTGGAGAACCACATCGCCCAGTTTGACCGTCCCCTGGCGCGCCGCGTCCGCAAGAACCATGAGCCGATCACCATCACCAGGCCGGTGCCTTCGATGGAACTTCCCTGGCTCCGCGAGTCCGTCGCCTCCTGA
- a CDS encoding FliI/YscN family ATPase, which yields MQAMVAERHLPERFHAGRYLDFLETIEPRCWSGTVTRMTGLLVESRGPATAVGDFCSIHTSTGRTFLTQVIGFREGAVLSMPLEEPTGLRPGDRIVARSGQSLLHVGPGLLGRVLDGLGRPIDGGPSIDAEEHYNLYASPPNPLERAMITRRVTTGVRAIDGLLPCGEGQRMGIFGGSGVGKSTLLGVMSRDNSADVTVIAMVGERNREVKSFLEHELRGDARKRSVVVAATGDQPAPVRIRAAYVALTVAEYFRDQGAKVLLIMDSVTRLAMAQREIGLAAGEPPSQRGYTPSVFALLPRILERVGNFDHGSITGFFTVLVEGDDFNEPICDAVRGILDGHIILSRDLAASGHYPAIDVLQSVSRLATEISTAEHLSAAQKVKESMAVYRRSEDLILLGAHVNGVNAKLDTAISRREEILSFLKQKPDARAREDETLKRLTSLASTL from the coding sequence ATGCAAGCAATGGTTGCCGAGCGACATTTACCCGAGCGGTTTCACGCCGGGCGGTATCTGGACTTTCTGGAAACGATTGAACCGCGGTGCTGGAGCGGGACGGTCACGCGCATGACGGGCTTGCTGGTGGAATCACGCGGCCCGGCGACCGCGGTAGGCGATTTCTGCTCGATTCACACATCCACCGGCCGCACATTCCTGACACAGGTGATTGGTTTCCGTGAAGGCGCTGTGCTTTCCATGCCGCTGGAGGAGCCCACCGGATTGCGGCCAGGCGACCGCATTGTGGCGCGCAGTGGACAGTCGCTGCTGCATGTGGGACCGGGGTTGCTGGGCCGGGTGCTGGATGGACTGGGGCGGCCGATCGACGGCGGGCCCAGTATCGACGCGGAAGAGCATTACAATCTGTACGCTTCCCCTCCAAATCCGCTGGAACGAGCGATGATTACACGTCGGGTGACCACGGGCGTGCGGGCCATCGACGGGCTGCTGCCATGTGGCGAAGGCCAACGCATGGGCATCTTCGGGGGCAGCGGCGTGGGCAAGAGCACACTGCTGGGCGTGATGTCTCGCGACAACTCGGCCGATGTCACCGTGATCGCGATGGTGGGCGAGCGCAACCGTGAGGTGAAGTCGTTCCTGGAGCATGAGTTACGGGGCGACGCGCGCAAACGATCGGTGGTGGTGGCGGCGACGGGCGATCAACCGGCGCCGGTGCGTATCCGGGCCGCGTATGTGGCACTGACGGTCGCCGAATATTTCCGCGATCAGGGTGCGAAGGTCCTGCTGATCATGGATTCGGTGACGCGTCTGGCGATGGCTCAGCGCGAGATCGGATTGGCGGCCGGAGAACCGCCCAGCCAGCGTGGGTACACGCCTTCCGTCTTTGCGCTGTTGCCGAGAATTCTGGAACGAGTGGGCAACTTTGACCATGGTTCCATCACGGGCTTCTTCACTGTGCTGGTGGAAGGCGACGACTTCAACGAACCGATCTGCGACGCGGTGCGCGGCATTCTGGACGGGCACATCATTCTTTCCCGCGATCTGGCGGCATCGGGTCACTACCCGGCGATTGACGTGTTGCAGTCAGTGAGCCGACTGGCGACCGAGATCTCGACCGCGGAGCACCTGTCGGCCGCGCAGAAGGTGAAGGAATCGATGGCGGTGTACCGGCGATCGGAGGATCTGATCCTGCTGGGTGCGCACGTGAACGGAGTGAACGCCAAACTGGACACGGCGATATCGCGGCGGGAGGAGATTCTCTCGTTCCTGAAGCAGAAACCGGATGCGCGGGCCCGCGAGGACGAGACCCTGAAACGGTTGACCAGCTTGGCGTCCACTTTGTGA
- a CDS encoding FliH/SctL family protein, with protein sequence MSSKVLESSAGFSVRPWFERPVRQAQVPTAFLGPQLNQPETERRVDARREIDEIRQQVEAVKAQAFQDGLAAGQEAARAEAQEELRVALDRLAVSAAQLANLKHKLRKEAEHEILKLTFAVARRIVRRELSMDADTVLGLLNAGLSKISRKDLQTIHVHPDHAAQIRAALEDEGITTAEVVADTALTLGDILFETKQGSLDARLETQFAEIENGFADRI encoded by the coding sequence ATGTCGTCTAAAGTCCTGGAGAGTTCGGCCGGGTTTTCCGTACGGCCCTGGTTTGAACGGCCGGTGCGCCAGGCGCAGGTGCCCACGGCGTTTCTGGGCCCGCAACTGAATCAGCCGGAAACGGAACGCCGCGTGGATGCGCGGAGGGAGATTGACGAGATCCGGCAACAGGTGGAGGCCGTGAAGGCCCAGGCCTTTCAGGATGGGTTGGCCGCCGGACAGGAAGCGGCGCGAGCCGAGGCGCAGGAAGAGTTGAGGGTGGCGCTGGATCGCTTGGCCGTCTCCGCCGCGCAACTGGCGAATCTCAAGCACAAACTCCGCAAGGAAGCCGAACACGAGATCCTGAAGCTGACGTTTGCCGTGGCTCGGCGGATTGTCCGGCGCGAGCTTTCGATGGACGCCGATACCGTGCTGGGACTGCTGAACGCGGGTTTGTCGAAGATCTCCAGGAAAGATCTGCAGACGATCCACGTGCATCCTGACCATGCCGCGCAGATTCGAGCGGCGTTGGAGGACGAGGGAATCACGACGGCGGAAGTGGTGGCGGACACCGCACTGACGCTGGGCGACATCCTCTTCGAGACGAAGCAAGGTTCGCTGGATGCGCGCCTGGAGACGCAGTTCGCCGAGATTGAGAACGGCTTTGCCGACCGGATTTGA